A window of Cucurbita pepo subsp. pepo cultivar mu-cu-16 chromosome LG06, ASM280686v2, whole genome shotgun sequence contains these coding sequences:
- the LOC111796540 gene encoding glutamyl-tRNA(Gln) amidotransferase subunit C, chloroplastic/mitochondrial-like, which translates to MGSKSLPVLKGASSFSSLKRRIFISSGLHSPSVSNIRIRKCSTALGIMASLQPPDVLRLAETARISLTPGEVEELAPKIGQVVDWFGQLQTVDLQSMEPSIRADTGGVNQRNDAPETFENREAMIRAVPAFDEPYIKVPKVLNKD; encoded by the exons ATGGGAAGCAAATCTCTTCCTGTGCTCAAAGGAGCTTCATCATTTTCATCGTTAAAGCGGCGAATCTTCATCTCTAGCGGCTTGCATTCGCCATCTGTTTCTAACATCAGAATCCGAAAATGTTCGACTGCTTTAGGAATTATGGCCTCTCTTCAACCTCCCGATGTCCTCCGTTTAGCTGAAACAGCTCGAATTTCTCTCACTCCCGGTGAG GTAGAAGAATTGGCGCCTAAAATTGGACAAGTTGTTGACTG GTTTGGGCAGCTCCAGACGGTTGATCTTCAAAGTATGGAACCTTCCATTAGAGCAG ATACTGGAGGTGTCAATCAGCGGAATGACGCTCCtgaaacatttgaaaacaG AGAGGCCATGATTCGCGCAGTTCCAGCCTTTGATGAGCCGTATATCAAAGTTCCTAAAGTTCTCAATAAGGACTAG
- the LOC111796539 gene encoding uncharacterized protein LOC111796539, whose translation MCHSLERFLFVLFHVLVIIMKWPSFCLSSMVDSKILNVGEELWRETLPLQMGSRLYHLQGLKPDMWYEVKISYPGSMPASFSLELKRDLTSPVDKKSRKLLDTEKLIFKAESMNLQGDQVDTHVLVSVISEGVVALPSARERDSIIFNIVCDELLIGIPQEAWGVGGLVIICLILAFIIPSFLPSWLLRTNQTQGPGNHHASKSS comes from the exons ATGTGTCATTCACTCGAGCGATttctatttgttctttttcacGTTCTTGTCATCATTATGAAATGGCCGAGTTTCTGCCTGAGTAGTAT GGTCGAcagtaaaattttgaatgttgGAGAGGAGCTGTGGAGGGAAACATTACCATTACAAATGGGTTCTCGCCTGTATCATCTTCAAGGACTTAAACCTGATATGTGGTATGAAGTGAAGATATCATACCCGGGCTCT ATGCCTGCCAGCTTCTCGTTAGAACTGAAGAGAGACTTGACAAGCCCTGTTGATAAGAAGAGCAGAAAACTACTCGATACTGAAAAGCTTATTTTTAAGGCAGAAAGCATGAACTTGCAGGGAGATCAG GTTGATACACATGTATTGGTCTCTGTGATTTCCGAGGGAGTTGTTGCCTTACCGTCCGCCCGGGAAAGGGATTCGATCATCTTCAATATAG TTTGTGACGAACTACTTATCGGCATCCCGCAGGAAGCTTGGGGGGTTGGAGGGTTGGTTATAATCTGCTTGATATTGGCATTCATAATCCCATCTTTTCTACCCTCATGGCTGCTACGGACCAACCAAACCCAAGGACCAGGAAACCATCATGCATCCAAGAGTTCTTAA
- the LOC111797214 gene encoding serine/threonine-protein kinase Aurora-1-like — protein sequence MAVAAENQPQEKITTTEASAVEKRRWTLNDFDIGKPLGRGKFGHVYLAREKRSNQIVALKVLFKSQLQQSQVEHQLRREVEIQSHLRHSNILRLYGYFYDQKRIYLVLEYAPKGELYKELQKCKYFSERRAATYIASLARALIYCHGKHVIHRDIKPENLLIGAQGELKIADFGWSVHTFNRRRTMCGTLDYLSPEMVESVEHDASVDIWSLGVLCYEFLYGVPPFEAKEHSDTYRRIMQVDLKFPPRPIISSTAKDLISQMLVKECSQRLPLHKVLEHPWIVQNSEPSGVYKS from the exons ATGGCGGTCGCTGCAGAAAACCAACCCCAGGAGAAG ATCACTACCACGGAGGCCTCTGCTGTCGAAAAGAGAAGATGGACGCTTAACGACTTTGACATCGGGAAGCCTCTCGGAAGAGGGAAATTCGGTCATGTGTATCTGGCTAGGGAAAAGAGG AGTAATCAAATTGTGGCGCTGAAAGTTTTATTCAAGAGTCAGTTACAACAGTCGCAGGTTGAGCACCAGCTTCGTCGGGAAGTTGAAATACAGAGTCATCTTAGACACTCCAACATTCTGCGCCTTTATGGATACTTCTACGATCAA AAACGGATTTATTTGGTATTGGAATATGCTCCCAAAGGTGAGCTTTACAAGGAACTACAGAAGTGCAAGTACTTCAGTGAGAGACGTGCTGCTACT TACATTGCGTCGTTGGCTCGAGCACTCATTTACTGTCATGGAAAACATGTAATCCACAGAGACATCAAACCAGAAAATCTTCTAATTGGTGCTCAG GGTGAACTCAAGATCGCTGATTTTGGATGGTCGGTGCACACGTTTAACCGTAGGCGGACTATGTGTGGGACACTGGATTATCTGTCTCCTGAAATGG TGGAGAGTGTGGAACACGATGCAAGTGTGGATATCTGGAGTCTTGGTGTCCTGTGCTATGAGTTTCTCTATGGGGTACCCCCATTTGAGGCTAAGGAACACTCTGACACGTACAGGAG AATTATGCAAGTTGATTTGAAGTTTCCTCCAAGACCAATCATTTCTTCAACTGCAAAGGACCTTATCAGTCAG ATGCTTGTCAAGGAGTGCTCTCAACGGCTACCACTACACAAAGTTCTCGAACACCCTTGGATTGTCCAAAATTCAGAGCCCTCTGGTGTATATAAGAGTTGA
- the LOC111797389 gene encoding 50S ribosomal protein 6, chloroplastic-like, producing the protein MSISTFFGGRISVPPLLNSSASKTAPCSGGNLVIECSSRPNKKATAHHMKTRPRKSQPWDIRRKPTVYPPLPPLPPDWTVVSSISSDEIVEVASSIASSAQAPPTTE; encoded by the coding sequence ATGTCGATTTCCACCTTTTTCGGCGGTAGGATTTCGGTTCCGCCATTGTTGAATTCATCGGCAAGCAAAACAGCTCCATGCTCCGGTGGGAATTTGGTGATTGAATGCTCGTCGAGGCCAAACAAGAAGGCGACTGCACACCACATGAAAACGAGGCCACGGAAATCTCAGCCATGGGACATTCGGCGCAAGCCGACTGTATATCCTCCTCTGCCGCCTCTTCCACCGGACTGGACCGTGGTTTCATCAATCTCCAGCGATGAAATTGTCGAGGTAGCCTCTTCGATTGCTTCGTCTGCACAAGCACCGCCTACGACCGAGTAA
- the LOC111797390 gene encoding putative lipase ROG1, which translates to MASMESETPDVLNETRNANKKKNGIRMESFYLRKIGFGCFRVQQDEEGNFDMEVVNGDGERRKPTHLLIMVNGLVGSAKDWEYAAEEFLKTYPEDIIVHCSKRNYSTLTLDGVDVMGGRLAEEILLVIKRHPNVQKLSFICHSLGGLIARYAIAKLYEQKEDVQVNGEYKS; encoded by the exons ATGGCTTCGATGGAGTCGGAAACTCCGGATGTTTTGAATGAGACGAGAAATGcgaataagaagaagaatggaatTCGTATGGAATCGTTTTACCTACGTAAGATCGGATTCGGATGTTTCAGAGTGCAACAGGACGAAGAAGGAAACTTCGATATGGAGGTCGTCAATGGCGATGGGGAGCGTCGGAAGCCCACACATCTCCTCATAATGGTTAATGGTCTCGTTGGCAG TGCCAAAGATTGGGAATATGCAGCGGAGGAGTTTTTGAAGACGTATCCTGAAGATATCATTGTTCATT GCAGTAAACGTAATTACTCGACATTGACACTTGATGGCGTTGACGTGATGGGAGGAAGACTGGCAGAAGAG ATTTTGTTGGTTATCAAGAGACATCCAAATGTTCAAAAGCTCTCCTTCATATGCCATTCATTAGGCGGATTGATAGCAAGGTATGCCATTGCAAAGCTTTATGAGCAAAAAGAAGATGTCCAAGTGAATGGAGAGTATAAGTCTTAA
- the LOC111797094 gene encoding putative lipase ROG1 has protein sequence MASMESETPDVLNETRNANKKKNGIRMESFYLRKIGFGCFRVQQDEEGNFDMEVVNGDGERRKPTHLLIMVNGLVGSAKDWEYAAEEFLKTYPEDIIVHCSKRNYSTLTLDGVDVMGGRLAEEILLVIKRHPNVQKLSFICHSLGGLIARYAIAKLYEQKEDVQVNGEYNKHGSRDQSNGEEFKEKIAGLEPINFITFATPHLGSRGHKQVPMCCGFYALEKVAICTSYLFGRTGRHLFLLDKDSGNCPLLLHMAGDHEDLKFLSALQSFRRRVTYANMRYDNVVGWSTSSIRRRTELPKLKGLSGDGKYPYIVNVETPKVCSPQLYVLTGAKANRFKKTEVEEEMIKRLSSVGWERVDVDFHRSKQRNNAHLTIQVNRYRVNSDGACVIQHMIDNFLL, from the exons ATGGCTTCGATGGAGTCGGAAACTCCGGATGTTTTGAATGAGACGAGAAATGcgaataagaagaagaatggaatTCGTATGGAATCGTTTTACCTACGTAAGATCGGATTCGGATGTTTCAGAGTGCAACAGGACGAGGAAGGAAACTTCGATATGGAGGTCGTCAATGGCGATGGGGAGCGTCGGAAGCCCACACATCTCCTCATAATGGTTAATGGTCTCGTTGGCAG TGCCAAAGATTGGGAATATGCAGCGGAGGAGTTTTTGAAGACGTATCCTGAAGATATCATTGTTCATT GCAGTAAACGTAATTACTCGACATTGACACTTGATGGCGTTGACGTGATGGGAGGAAGACTGGCAGAAGAG ATTTTGTTGGTTATCAAGAGACATCCAAATGTTCAAAAGCTCTCCTTCATATGCCATTCATTAGGCGGATTGATAGCAAGGTATGCCATTGCAAAGCTTTATGAGCAAAAAGAAGATGTCCAAGTGAATGGAGAGTATAACAAACATGGGTCTAGAGATCAAAGCAATGGCGAGGAgtttaaagagaaaattgCAGGGCTGGAaccaattaattttataacattTGCAACCCCACATCTTGGTTCAAGAGGGCATAAACAG GTCCCTATGTGTTGTGGATTTTATGCCCTGGAAAAAGTGGCTATTTGCACATCATATTTATTTGGTAGAACTGGGagacatttatttttacttgaCAAGGACAGTGGAAACTGcccccttcttcttcacatGGCTGGCGATCATGAAGATCTCAAATTCTT ATCTGCTTTGCAGTCGTTTAGGCGGCGTGTTACGTATGCTAATATGCGTTACGATA ACGTTGTTGGGTGGAGTACGTCTTCTATAAGGCGTCGCACGGAGTTGCCGAAG CTCAAAGGTTTATCAGGAGATGGCAAATATCCATACATTGTAAATGTTGAAACCCCAAAAGTTTGCAGTCCTCAATTATATGTGTTGACTGGGGCCAAAGCCAATAGATTCAAGAAAACTGAGGTGGAAG AAGAAATGATCAAACGTCTATCAAGCGTGGGCTGGGAGCGGGTCGATGTTGACTTCCACAGaagtaaacaaagaaataatgCACATCTTACCATTCAG GTCAACAGGTACAGAGTCAATTCTGATGGGGCCTGTGTGATCCAACATATGATTGATAATTTTCTCTTGTAG
- the LOC111797093 gene encoding uncharacterized protein LOC111797093 — MDPCPFVRLTVGNLALKVPVASKPARSVVHPSSSPCFCKIKFKKLPVQTAVVPFIQPDNQFPDGQVQSTAATFHLSKFDLDKLAGKSLFASKPCLKISIYSGRRGTTCGVDSGRLLGKVSVPLDLAGTETRATVFHNGWISVGKESKDSCAQFHLNVKAEPDPRFVFQFDGEPECSPQVFQIQGNIRQPVFTCKFSFRTGDRAQRSRSLPTESSISRGWLSSFGSERERPGKERKGWSITVHDLSGSPVAAASMVTPFVASPGSDRVSRSNPGSWLILRPGDGTWKPWGRLEAWRERGGSDGLGYRFELIPDTNGGMSAAGIVLAESALNMNKGGKFVIDLGGSSNGRSTPANPTSPACSPRSSGDYGYGLWPYCVYRGFVMGASVEGEGKCSKPRVEVSVQHVNCTEDAAAFVALAAAIDLSMDACRLFSQKLRKELCQPSDLVA; from the exons ATGGATCCCTGCCCATTTGTGCGACTCACCGTCGGGAATCTGGCTCTTAAGGTTCCGGTGGCGTCTAAGCCGGCACGTTCGgttgttcatccttcttcgTCTCCTTGCTTTTGTAAAATCAAGTTTAAGAAATTACCGGTGCAAACAGCTGTTGTGCCGTTTATTCAACCGGATAATCAGTTCCCCGATGGGCAGGTTCAGTCCACGGCGGCTACTTTTCATCTTAGTAAGTTTGATCTCGACAAGCTCGCTGGAAAATCTTTATTCGCTTCGAAACCGTGcctcaaaatttcaatctaCAGCGGGCGGAGAGGCACGACCTGCGGCGTCGACTCTGGAAGGCTCTTGGGTAAAGTGTCTGTACCTTTGGATCTGGCGGGAACTGAAACTAGGGCAACAGTGTTTCATAATGGGTGGATTTCAGTGGGGAAAGAGTCCAAGGATTCTTGTGCGCAATTCCATTTGAATGTGAAAGCTGAACCCGACCCGAGATTCGTGTTTCAGTTCGACGGCGAGCCCGAATGTAGTCCACAGGTGTTTCAGATTCAGGGCAACATCAGGCAACCCGTATTCACCTGCAAGTTCAGCTTCAGAACGGGCGACCGGGCTCAAAGATCCAG ATCATTGCCTACAGAATCAAGCATTTCAAGGGGGTGGCTTAGCTCGTTCGGAAGCGAAAGGGAGCGCCCAGGAAAAGAGCGGAAGGGTTGGTCAATCACCGTCCACGACCTTTCCGGTTCACCCGTCGCCGCCGCTTCAATGGTCACACCATTCGTTGCGTCGCCGGGTTCCGACAGAGTCAGCCGGTCCAACCCCGGTTCATGGCTAATTCTTCGACCCGGAGACGGCACATGGAAGCCATGGGGCCGGCTCGAGGCTTGGCGCGAGCGAGGCGGATCAGACGGTTTAGGGTACCGATTCGAGCTGATTCCGGACACGAACGGTGGGATGAGCGCGGCGGGGATTGTTCTGGCAGAGTCTGCTCTGAACATGAACAAGGGGGGGAAGTTCGTGATCGACCTTGGTGGAAGCTCGAACGGGAGGTCGACGCCGGCGAATCCGACGTCGCCGGCATGCAGCCCGAGGAGCAGTGGAGACTATGGGTACGGACTATGGCCGTACTGCGTGTATAGAGGGTTCGTGATGGGGGCAAGCGTGGAAGGGGAAGGGAAATGCAGCAAGCCGAGAGTGGAAGTGAGCGTGCAGCACGTGAACTGCACAGAAGACGCGGCCGCATTCGTGGCATTGGCAGCGGCCATCGATCTTAGCATGGACGCTTGCAGGCTGTTCTCTCAGAAGCTGAGGAAGGAACTGTGTCAGCCATCGGATCTTGTTGCTTGA